One segment of Streptomyces sp. YIM 121038 DNA contains the following:
- a CDS encoding GNAT family N-acetyltransferase gives MTDHLSEPATAVRLAEYTHAHQNEILGDGPDPFGVDDTGLTWLPKEEHFGVRLDGRLVAHTGVLRLPIAIGDTTTEVVGIGGVAVAPDVRGRGLARTVVAAALDHARTMGPHHGLLFCRPPLVALYERLGWRALDQDVHVEQADGPVVMPLRTMWTPLRDGADWPPGEVRLLSYPM, from the coding sequence ATGACCGATCACCTGTCTGAACCGGCGACGGCCGTGCGGCTCGCGGAGTACACGCACGCCCACCAGAACGAGATCCTCGGCGACGGCCCCGACCCCTTCGGCGTCGATGACACCGGCCTCACCTGGCTGCCCAAGGAGGAGCACTTCGGCGTCCGTCTCGACGGCCGCCTGGTGGCCCACACCGGTGTGCTGCGGCTGCCCATAGCGATCGGCGACACCACGACCGAGGTCGTGGGCATCGGTGGCGTGGCCGTCGCGCCGGACGTGCGCGGTCGCGGTCTCGCCCGCACCGTCGTGGCCGCCGCCCTGGACCACGCCCGGACGATGGGGCCGCACCACGGGCTGCTCTTCTGCCGCCCCCCGCTGGTCGCGCTCTACGAGCGCCTCGGCTGGCGCGCGCTCGACCAGGACGTGCACGTCGAACAGGCCGACGGGCCCGTGGTGATGCCGCTGCGCACCATGTGGACGCCGCTGCGGGACGGAGCGGACTGGCCCCCGGGAGAGGTCCGGCTCCTGTCGTACCCCATGTGA
- the rpmF gene encoding 50S ribosomal protein L32, with amino-acid sequence MAVPKRKMSRSNTRHRRAQWKASTAQLVPVTVDGVTVHVPQRLVKAYERGLVPVER; translated from the coding sequence ATGGCCGTCCCCAAGCGGAAGATGTCCCGCAGCAACACGCGTCACCGCCGTGCCCAGTGGAAGGCCAGCACGGCCCAGTTGGTCCCGGTCACCGTCGACGGCGTCACCGTTCACGTGCCGCAGCGCCTGGTCAAGGCGTACGAGCGCGGGCTCGTCCCCGTCGAGCGCTGA
- a CDS encoding glutathione S-transferase C-terminal domain-containing protein, producing the protein MTGDDSGRTEAASGSGGETGRPGAAADGGTDRSGGATGGADTAKSNAAYGKKPFKRSKSHFADRVTADGRDGWPVEAGRYRLVVSLACPWASRALVSRRLLGLEDALSLAVVDPIQDDRSWRFTLDPDGRDPVLGIRYLSEAYDARETGYPGGVSVPALVDTDSGKLVTNDYQQLTLDLATEWRDLHRPGAPDLYPQPLRDEIDDVMEGIYRDVNNGVYRAGFASSQSEYEAACRDVFHRLEETSRRLAHRRYLVGDSLTEADIRLFTTLVRFDAVYHGHFKCNRWKLSEDPVLWAYARDLYQTPGFGDTVDFDHIKRHYYEVHTGINPTGIVPLGPDLGGWLTPHHREQLGGRPFGDGTPPGPVPEGEEVSVAGRP; encoded by the coding sequence GTGACCGGCGACGACAGCGGCCGCACCGAGGCGGCGAGCGGGTCCGGCGGCGAGACCGGACGCCCCGGGGCGGCGGCAGACGGGGGCACCGACCGGTCCGGAGGGGCGACCGGCGGCGCAGACACGGCGAAGAGCAACGCCGCGTACGGCAAGAAGCCCTTCAAGCGCTCCAAGAGTCACTTCGCCGACCGGGTCACTGCGGACGGCCGGGACGGCTGGCCGGTCGAGGCCGGGCGCTACCGCCTGGTGGTCAGCCTCGCCTGCCCCTGGGCCAGCCGCGCGCTCGTCTCCCGTCGCCTGCTCGGCCTGGAGGACGCGCTGTCCCTGGCAGTCGTCGACCCCATCCAGGACGACCGGAGCTGGCGCTTCACCCTGGACCCCGACGGCCGCGACCCGGTGCTCGGCATCCGCTATCTGAGCGAGGCGTACGACGCGCGGGAGACCGGCTATCCGGGCGGTGTGAGCGTCCCCGCGCTGGTGGACACGGACAGCGGCAAGCTGGTCACGAACGACTACCAGCAGCTGACCCTCGACCTGGCCACGGAGTGGCGGGACCTGCACCGGCCGGGCGCGCCCGACCTGTATCCGCAGCCCCTGCGGGACGAGATCGACGACGTGATGGAAGGCATCTACCGCGACGTCAACAACGGCGTGTACCGCGCGGGGTTCGCCTCGAGCCAGAGCGAGTACGAGGCCGCGTGCCGGGACGTCTTCCACCGCCTGGAGGAGACCTCGCGGCGGCTCGCGCACCGCCGCTATCTGGTCGGCGACAGCCTTACGGAAGCCGACATCCGCCTGTTCACGACCCTGGTGCGCTTCGACGCCGTGTACCACGGCCACTTCAAGTGCAACCGCTGGAAGCTGTCCGAGGACCCGGTGCTGTGGGCGTACGCCCGCGATCTCTACCAGACCCCCGGTTTCGGCGACACCGTCGACTTCGACCACATCAAGCGGCACTACTACGAGGTGCACACCGGCATCAACCCGACGGGCATCGTGCCGCTCGGGCCGGATCTCGGCGGATGGCTGACGCCGCATCACCGTGAGCAGCTCGGCGGGCGCCCGTTCGGCGACGGGACGCCACCGGGGCCGGTACCGGAGGGCGAGGAGGTGTCGGTGGCCGGGCGGCCGTGA
- a CDS encoding cytochrome P450, which produces MAQTTRQPGDATALPKGFRGAELGWPRLRRIPHPPRRVPLLGDVLGIDPRTPIQDSMRIGADLGPIFRRKAFGKEIVFVWGARLAGELADEARFAKHVGLGVANLRPVAGDGLFTAYNHEPNWQLAHDILAPGFSRDAMAGYHPLMLDVAGQLTDRWDAEATAGRAVDVPGDMTKLTLETIARTGFGHDFGSFERTRPHPFVTAMVGTLSYAQRRNVVPPALAPALLRGAERRNAADMAYLNRTVDGVVAARRAADASGARGDLLDRMLEVAHPETGERLSAENIRRQVITFLVAGHETTSGALSFALHYLARHPDVLARAREEVDQVWGDTASPAYEQVAKLRYVRRVLDESLRLWPTAPAFSREARADTVLGGVHPMRRGAWAVVLAVMLHRDPEVWGARPEEFDPERFAPAAVRARPAHAFKPFGTGARACIGRQFALHEATLVLALLLRRYDLLPEPGYRLRVTERLTLMPRGLRLRLTRRGVPGPSHGYAPGA; this is translated from the coding sequence GTGGCGCAGACGACGCGGCAGCCGGGCGATGCCACCGCGCTGCCCAAGGGGTTCCGTGGCGCCGAGCTCGGCTGGCCGCGGCTGCGCCGGATCCCGCACCCGCCGCGCCGCGTGCCGCTGCTCGGGGACGTGCTCGGCATCGATCCGCGCACGCCCATACAGGACTCGATGCGGATCGGCGCCGACCTCGGGCCGATCTTCCGGCGCAAGGCCTTCGGCAAGGAGATCGTGTTCGTGTGGGGCGCGCGGCTCGCGGGGGAGCTCGCCGACGAGGCGCGGTTCGCCAAGCACGTCGGGCTCGGCGTCGCCAACCTGCGGCCGGTGGCGGGCGACGGCCTGTTCACCGCCTACAACCACGAGCCCAACTGGCAGCTCGCGCACGACATCCTCGCCCCGGGCTTCAGCCGGGACGCCATGGCGGGCTACCACCCCCTGATGCTGGACGTGGCCGGGCAGCTGACGGACCGCTGGGACGCCGAGGCGACGGCCGGGCGGGCCGTCGACGTGCCCGGCGACATGACCAAGCTGACGCTGGAGACGATCGCCCGCACGGGCTTCGGGCACGACTTCGGCTCCTTCGAGCGCACCCGGCCGCACCCCTTCGTCACCGCCATGGTCGGCACCCTTTCGTACGCCCAGCGCCGCAACGTGGTGCCGCCCGCGCTCGCGCCCGCACTGCTGCGCGGCGCCGAGCGGCGCAACGCCGCCGACATGGCGTACTTGAACCGGACGGTGGACGGGGTCGTGGCGGCCCGCCGCGCGGCGGACGCCTCGGGGGCCCGCGGGGATCTCCTGGACCGGATGCTGGAGGTCGCGCACCCGGAGACCGGCGAGCGCCTGTCGGCCGAGAACATCCGGCGTCAGGTCATCACGTTCCTGGTGGCCGGGCACGAGACGACGTCCGGCGCCCTGTCGTTCGCGCTGCACTATCTGGCGCGCCACCCCGACGTGCTCGCCCGCGCGCGGGAGGAGGTGGACCAGGTGTGGGGTGACACGGCATCACCGGCGTACGAGCAAGTGGCGAAGTTGCGGTACGTGCGCCGCGTACTCGACGAGTCGCTGCGGCTGTGGCCGACGGCACCCGCCTTCTCGCGGGAGGCGCGCGCCGACACCGTGCTCGGCGGCGTACATCCGATGCGCCGGGGCGCGTGGGCGGTCGTCCTGGCGGTGATGTTGCACCGGGACCCGGAGGTGTGGGGGGCGCGCCCGGAGGAGTTCGATCCGGAGCGGTTCGCACCCGCCGCCGTGCGTGCGCGGCCCGCGCACGCCTTCAAGCCGTTCGGCACGGGCGCGCGTGCCTGCATCGGCCGTCAGTTCGCGCTGCACGAGGCGACGCTGGTGCTCGCGCTCCTGCTGCGCCGCTACGACCTGCTGCCGGAGCCCGGCTACCGGCTGCGGGTCACCGAACGGCTCACGCTGATGCCCCGCGGGCTGCGGCTGCGGCTCACTCGCAGAGGGGTTCCGGGGCCGTCGCACGGGTACGCGCCGGGTGCTTGA
- a CDS encoding TetR/AcrR family transcriptional regulator produces MAANAQERTRRRLSTEERKEQLLTVGARLFARNPYDEVWIEQVAEIAGVSRGLLYHYFPTKRDFFAAVVRRESARMLGLTAAEPGLPFREQISSGLDAFLTYVEQHAQGFRAFHSAEAAGDPVVREVYREGLAAQERQILAALAADPGTAHLGEDLPAVRLAVRGWLAFMVAVCLEWLDTLDSGELGRDQVRDLCARALLGALLP; encoded by the coding sequence ATGGCCGCGAACGCCCAGGAGCGCACCCGCCGCAGACTCAGCACGGAGGAGCGCAAGGAACAGCTGCTCACGGTGGGCGCGCGCCTCTTCGCACGCAATCCCTACGACGAGGTCTGGATCGAGCAGGTCGCCGAGATCGCGGGTGTCTCGCGGGGCTTGCTCTACCACTACTTCCCGACCAAGCGGGACTTCTTCGCCGCCGTCGTGCGGCGGGAGAGCGCGCGCATGCTGGGCCTGACGGCGGCCGAGCCGGGCCTGCCGTTCCGGGAGCAGATCAGCTCCGGCCTCGACGCGTTCCTCACGTACGTCGAGCAGCACGCCCAGGGCTTCCGGGCCTTCCACAGCGCGGAGGCGGCCGGGGACCCGGTGGTGCGCGAGGTCTACCGCGAGGGCCTCGCCGCCCAGGAGCGGCAGATCCTCGCGGCCCTCGCCGCCGACCCCGGGACCGCGCACCTGGGCGAGGACCTGCCCGCCGTACGGCTCGCCGTCCGCGGTTGGCTGGCCTTCATGGTCGCCGTGTGCCTGGAGTGGCTGGACACGCTCGACAGCGGGGAGCTGGGCCGCGACCAGGTGCGGGACCTGTGCGCGCGGGCGCTGCTCGGCGCGCTCCTGCCCTGA
- a CDS encoding DUF5999 family protein has protein sequence MCAHQPPCPSAQGSDRDAALVVSAHPEQGWSLLCNGTIVFDDTGEILPDGRVVPPLRPLAPPPPATLAIAA, from the coding sequence ATGTGCGCCCATCAGCCGCCGTGCCCGTCAGCGCAGGGTTCCGACCGGGACGCCGCGCTGGTCGTCAGCGCCCACCCCGAACAGGGCTGGAGCCTGCTGTGCAACGGCACGATCGTCTTCGACGACACCGGCGAGATCCTGCCGGACGGACGCGTGGTGCCACCGCTGCGCCCGCTCGCACCCCCGCCGCCTGCGACCCTGGCGATAGCGGCCTAA
- a CDS encoding MFS transporter, translated as MIRRYRLAFYLAGAATARTGDEMSGPALLLVGLAVTGSASDASALLAGLTLSAAVGGPAVGAVLDRAARPGRLLAGALGAYATTLLVVLVSLGRIPLPVVVATAALGGLLGPALAGGWTARLPDVVAPDGLPRATALDALTYNAAALTGPALAGLVALLAGAPAGVVVSLALILLALPAAWSLPGRAPASGGGATTSIVADLLSGFVAIGSTRPLARATLTSVVSYVGVGVLVVCTPPLGAEAFGSSHSGTVLLTVLAAASLAANALLAKRPGLLRPDVTVLVSTLVLATAFALAATAAPVPLVAAMVIAGVAEGPQLTALFAVRHREAPERLRGRIFTTGASLKITGYALGAGVGGPLATWSLPGALLVAAGCELLAAVGYMACTAPSRRRLPFSWRRAGADT; from the coding sequence ATGATCAGGCGTTACAGACTTGCCTTCTACTTGGCGGGCGCCGCGACCGCCCGTACCGGTGACGAGATGTCGGGGCCCGCCCTGCTGCTCGTCGGGCTCGCCGTGACCGGGTCCGCTTCCGACGCGTCCGCGCTGCTGGCCGGGCTCACGTTGTCGGCGGCGGTGGGCGGCCCGGCCGTCGGGGCCGTGCTTGACCGGGCGGCGCGGCCGGGGCGGCTGCTCGCGGGGGCGCTCGGCGCGTACGCGACGACGCTCCTCGTCGTCCTGGTGAGCCTGGGGCGGATCCCCTTGCCCGTCGTGGTGGCCACCGCCGCGCTCGGCGGGCTGCTCGGGCCTGCGCTCGCCGGTGGCTGGACCGCCCGGCTTCCGGACGTCGTCGCCCCGGACGGTCTGCCGCGCGCCACCGCCCTCGACGCGCTCACCTACAACGCCGCCGCTCTGACCGGACCGGCCCTGGCGGGGCTCGTGGCCCTGCTGGCCGGGGCCCCGGCGGGCGTCGTGGTATCCCTCGCGCTGATCCTGCTGGCGCTGCCCGCGGCATGGAGCCTGCCCGGCCGCGCCCCGGCATCCGGGGGCGGCGCCACGACGTCGATCGTCGCCGACCTGCTCTCCGGGTTCGTCGCCATCGGCAGCACCCGTCCGCTCGCCCGCGCGACGCTGACGTCCGTCGTGTCGTACGTCGGCGTCGGCGTGCTCGTCGTCTGCACTCCCCCGCTGGGCGCCGAGGCGTTCGGTTCGTCCCACTCCGGTACGGTCCTGCTGACCGTTCTGGCCGCGGCGTCGCTCGCCGCCAACGCCCTGCTGGCGAAGCGGCCGGGGCTGCTGCGGCCCGACGTCACCGTGCTGGTGAGCACGCTCGTCCTCGCCACCGCGTTCGCCCTCGCCGCGACGGCCGCGCCGGTGCCGCTCGTCGCCGCGATGGTCATCGCGGGGGTCGCCGAAGGCCCGCAGCTCACGGCCCTGTTCGCGGTCCGGCACCGCGAGGCCCCGGAGCGGCTGCGCGGCCGGATCTTCACCACCGGCGCCAGCCTGAAGATCACCGGGTACGCGCTCGGCGCGGGCGTCGGCGGGCCCCTCGCCACCTGGTCCCTGCCCGGCGCCCTGCTCGTGGCCGCGGGCTGCGAACTCCTCGCGGCGGTGGGCTACATGGCCTGTACCGCACCCTCGCGTCGGCGGCTTCCCTTCTCATGGAGGAGAGCCGGTGCGGACACGTGA
- a CDS encoding CGNR zinc finger domain-containing protein translates to MDNASGDGHDDWSTRHSVFRTARRTAALVNALGTAPDAPTQAEVAAVEAVLREYGESDPLDLTAEDVRAMRSAASSLRAVFAAPDVDTAAHRLNRILAERCGPLRLTAHGGGSPWHPHLDSDDEAPWAEWLLASSCMALTVLVWDRQRPPGGVCASPCCAHVYVAIGGGADRRYCSRRCATRERVASHRRAKRAGAV, encoded by the coding sequence ATGGACAACGCGAGCGGCGACGGGCACGACGACTGGTCGACCCGGCACTCCGTGTTCCGCACGGCCCGGCGCACCGCCGCGCTCGTCAACGCCCTCGGTACGGCACCGGACGCGCCGACGCAGGCGGAGGTGGCGGCGGTCGAGGCGGTGCTGCGCGAGTACGGCGAGAGCGACCCGCTCGACCTGACCGCCGAGGACGTGCGGGCGATGCGCTCCGCCGCCTCGTCCCTGCGCGCCGTCTTCGCCGCGCCCGACGTCGACACCGCCGCGCACCGCCTGAACCGGATCCTCGCCGAGCGCTGCGGCCCGCTCCGCCTCACCGCCCACGGCGGCGGCTCACCGTGGCACCCGCACCTGGACAGCGACGACGAGGCACCTTGGGCGGAGTGGCTCCTCGCCTCGTCCTGCATGGCCCTGACCGTACTCGTGTGGGACCGCCAACGCCCTCCGGGTGGCGTGTGCGCGTCACCGTGCTGCGCGCACGTGTACGTCGCGATCGGCGGCGGCGCGGACCGCCGCTACTGCTCCCGCCGGTGCGCCACGCGGGAGCGCGTGGCGAGCCACCGCCGGGCGAAGAGGGCAGGCGCGGTGTGA
- a CDS encoding HD domain-containing protein — MTTQQSTHATAEHVPGDSTGTEFAEFGLPESELAREALRYTRGIASPMLFHHSIRTYLYGRCAGEARGVVPGRDYDDELLFLGCMLHDLGLTEEGNGEQRFEVDGADLAAEFLTGQGVSPERVDVVWDAIALHTSEGIVSRKRPEIALVSAGARLDVAGSAGDLPPGYADRVHAALPRLHTAAALRDAIVAQALVSPGKAPLFSLPGDLVRERTGAARPTWEQITQAPGWNDFAGYGG; from the coding sequence ATGACGACACAGCAGAGCACGCACGCAACGGCAGAGCACGTTCCGGGCGACAGCACCGGCACGGAGTTCGCGGAATTCGGCCTTCCTGAGAGCGAGTTGGCGCGAGAGGCACTGCGGTACACACGGGGCATCGCGTCGCCGATGCTGTTCCACCACAGCATCCGCACCTATCTGTACGGCCGCTGCGCAGGCGAGGCCCGCGGGGTGGTCCCCGGGCGTGACTACGACGACGAGCTGCTCTTCCTCGGGTGCATGCTCCATGACCTCGGCCTCACCGAGGAGGGCAACGGCGAGCAGCGGTTCGAGGTCGACGGCGCGGACCTGGCCGCCGAGTTCCTCACCGGGCAGGGGGTGTCGCCGGAGCGCGTGGACGTCGTGTGGGACGCGATCGCCCTGCACACCTCGGAGGGCATCGTCTCCCGCAAGCGTCCCGAGATCGCGCTGGTGAGCGCCGGGGCCCGGCTGGACGTCGCGGGCAGCGCCGGTGATCTGCCGCCGGGGTACGCGGACCGTGTGCACGCCGCGCTCCCCCGTCTGCACACGGCCGCGGCCCTGCGCGACGCGATCGTCGCCCAGGCCCTCGTCTCACCGGGCAAGGCACCGCTCTTCAGCCTGCCCGGCGATCTCGTACGGGAGCGGACGGGAGCCGCGCGGCCGACGTGGGAGCAGATCACGCAGGCGCCGGGCTGGAACGACTTCGCGGGGTACGGGGGTTAG
- a CDS encoding WYL domain-containing protein: MRADRLVSLVLLLRRHGRMTAAALARELEVSTRTVLRDIEALSAAGVPVYAERGRHGGFALLPGFQTELTGLNHDEALALLTAGSVRGEQVFGLGSALASAMRKVVDALPESHRDSAGDAARRFLVDPETDLLSRRLVTEEVPRGTMAEVRRAVLAGHKLRIHYAATGRPPRWRTVDPIGLVTVRDWAYLLATRAGADRTYRLARVRAAEELPEPAQRPNRVDLDRVWQERSARFLSGGEHLTVLVRVDPARREELLDTALAVRAEEADADGRLRLEVTFQDSRHAEWALWQLGMDAEALAPQPLRTALHARATAVAARYGGSASARAQPVATSRAVPAPP, from the coding sequence ATGCGTGCCGATCGGCTGGTCTCCCTGGTGCTCCTGCTGCGTCGGCACGGCAGGATGACCGCGGCCGCGCTGGCCCGGGAGCTGGAGGTGTCCACCCGGACCGTGCTGCGCGACATCGAGGCGCTGTCCGCGGCGGGCGTCCCGGTCTACGCCGAGCGCGGCAGGCACGGCGGTTTCGCGCTGCTGCCGGGTTTCCAGACCGAGCTCACCGGGCTGAACCACGACGAGGCCCTCGCCCTGCTGACCGCCGGATCGGTCCGCGGCGAGCAGGTGTTCGGCCTCGGCTCCGCGCTCGCCTCGGCCATGCGGAAGGTGGTCGACGCGCTGCCCGAGAGCCACCGGGACTCCGCCGGTGACGCGGCCCGGCGATTCCTCGTCGACCCGGAGACCGATCTGCTCTCCCGCAGGCTCGTCACCGAGGAGGTGCCCCGCGGCACGATGGCCGAGGTCCGGCGCGCGGTGCTCGCCGGGCACAAGCTGCGCATCCACTACGCGGCCACGGGCCGGCCGCCGCGGTGGCGCACGGTGGACCCGATCGGCCTGGTCACCGTGCGCGACTGGGCCTATCTCCTCGCCACGAGAGCAGGAGCGGACCGCACCTACCGCCTCGCGCGGGTACGGGCCGCCGAGGAACTCCCCGAACCGGCACAGCGGCCGAACCGGGTCGACCTGGACCGCGTCTGGCAGGAGCGGTCCGCACGGTTCCTCTCCGGCGGCGAGCACCTCACCGTGCTGGTCCGGGTGGATCCGGCCCGGCGGGAGGAGCTGCTCGACACCGCGCTGGCCGTCCGCGCGGAAGAGGCCGACGCGGACGGCCGGCTGCGCCTGGAGGTGACCTTCCAGGACTCCCGGCACGCCGAATGGGCCCTGTGGCAGCTCGGCATGGATGCGGAGGCCTTGGCCCCGCAGCCGCTGCGCACCGCCCTGCACGCTCGTGCGACCGCGGTGGCCGCGCGTTACGGAGGCTCGGCCTCCGCAAGGGCTCAGCCCGTCGCGACCTCGCGCGCCGTGCCCGCGCCGCCATGA
- a CDS encoding RidA family protein produces the protein MRRTAVNPVTWSVEMGFNQGEVVSGHTRTLYVSGQTAMNGDGEPQHDGDMGAQLALSIDNVEAVLGAADMALPDLVRLNVYTTDVDLLLQHYGVLAARLGAAGAAPTTTMLGVTRLAVPGQLVELEGTAVA, from the coding sequence GTGCGGCGAACGGCGGTCAATCCGGTGACGTGGTCGGTGGAGATGGGGTTCAACCAGGGAGAGGTCGTCTCCGGTCACACCCGGACCCTGTACGTCTCGGGGCAGACCGCGATGAACGGGGACGGCGAGCCCCAGCACGACGGGGACATGGGGGCGCAGCTGGCGCTGAGCATCGACAACGTGGAGGCCGTGCTCGGCGCGGCCGACATGGCCCTGCCGGACCTGGTTCGGCTCAACGTCTACACGACCGACGTCGATCTGCTCCTCCAGCACTACGGAGTCCTGGCGGCACGCCTTGGCGCCGCCGGGGCGGCGCCTACGACCACGATGCTCGGAGTGACGCGGCTGGCCGTCCCCGGCCAGCTGGTCGAGCTGGAGGGAACCGCCGTCGCGTGA